The following coding sequences lie in one Halorhodospira halophila genomic window:
- a CDS encoding adenosylmethionine--8-amino-7-oxononanoate transaminase — protein sequence MSDRNSELIRRDLNVLFHPTTQMKDHHDGLPLIPVEEGRGAWLKDRDGKWYLDAISSWWVNLFGHCNPRINEAVRGQLERLEHVILAGCSHEPAVQLAERLVALSPKGLERVFFTDNGSSSIEVALKMSHHYWRNTGHPEKTRYINLSNSYHGDTIGALSVGDVGVFKDAYEPLLMEPITVPSPDCFHREPGTSWAEHSEQMFVHMEAALQEHGHETAAVILEPLVQGAGGMRMYDPVYLQRLREACDRHGVHLIADEIATGFGRTGTLFACEQAGIAPDFMCVSKGITGGYLPLAAVLLTEPVYQAFFDDFTRLTGFLHSHSYTGNPLACAAALATLGIFDSDDVLARNRETAQRMAEAAAPLAGHPHVGEVRQQGMILAMEMVRDPGLKTPFPWQERRGLIAYRHALERGVLMRPIGNVLYWMPPYVIEPDEIALLGEVAAEAIDRATRD from the coding sequence ATGAGCGACCGCAATAGCGAACTGATCCGCCGCGACCTGAACGTCCTGTTCCACCCGACCACGCAGATGAAGGACCACCACGACGGCCTGCCCCTGATTCCGGTGGAGGAAGGCCGCGGGGCGTGGCTTAAGGACCGCGACGGCAAGTGGTACCTGGACGCCATCAGCTCCTGGTGGGTGAACCTGTTCGGGCACTGCAACCCGCGCATCAACGAGGCCGTCCGCGGCCAACTCGAGCGGCTTGAGCACGTGATCCTGGCCGGCTGCTCCCACGAACCGGCGGTGCAGCTGGCCGAGCGGCTGGTAGCGCTCAGCCCCAAGGGACTCGAGCGGGTCTTCTTCACCGACAACGGCTCCTCGAGCATCGAGGTGGCCCTGAAGATGAGCCACCACTACTGGCGCAACACCGGGCACCCGGAGAAGACGCGCTACATCAACCTCTCCAACAGCTACCACGGCGACACCATCGGCGCGCTGAGCGTCGGCGACGTGGGCGTGTTCAAGGACGCGTACGAGCCACTGCTCATGGAGCCGATCACGGTGCCGTCACCGGACTGTTTCCACCGTGAGCCCGGCACCAGCTGGGCGGAGCACTCCGAGCAGATGTTCGTCCACATGGAGGCAGCCCTCCAGGAGCACGGCCACGAGACGGCGGCGGTGATCCTCGAGCCCCTGGTCCAGGGGGCCGGTGGCATGCGCATGTACGACCCGGTCTATCTGCAGCGGCTGCGCGAGGCGTGCGACCGCCACGGGGTGCACCTGATCGCCGACGAGATCGCCACCGGCTTCGGCCGCACCGGGACCCTGTTCGCCTGCGAGCAGGCGGGCATCGCGCCGGATTTCATGTGCGTCTCCAAGGGCATCACCGGGGGTTACCTGCCCCTGGCCGCGGTCCTGCTCACCGAGCCGGTCTACCAGGCGTTCTTCGACGACTTCACCCGGCTCACCGGCTTCCTGCACTCGCACAGCTACACCGGCAACCCGCTGGCCTGCGCCGCGGCCCTGGCCACGCTGGGGATCTTCGACAGCGACGATGTCCTCGCCCGCAACCGCGAGACGGCACAGCGCATGGCCGAGGCCGCCGCGCCCCTGGCCGGGCACCCGCACGTCGGCGAGGTGCGCCAGCAGGGCATGATCCTGGCCATGGAGATGGTCCGGGATCCGGGCCTGAAGACCCCCTTCCCTTGGCAGGAGCGCCGGGGCCTGATCGCCTACCGCCATGCGCTGGAGCGCGGCGTGCTGATGCGCCCGATCGGCAACGTCCTCTACTGGATGCCGCCCTACGTGATCGAGCCCGACGAGATCGCACTGCTTGGCGAAGTGGCCGCCGAGGCCATCGACCGGGCCACCCGCGACTAG
- a CDS encoding DUF2169 domain-containing protein encodes MLSVSVQGPLDARAWADLDAAGRPGIVVAVKAGFFRGGAAGALHLDDAPPALEPAERYAGDPADSAPVAASECVPFKQGCDCLLHGAVQPPPGQDCATACLSVEDAGGRPCLAPKRVWAVGERAPRGSSPPRPLELPVPLTYELAYGGPPGGPRHRRYARNPVGRGHRTVWLGAAAGPQPRLLWDGQRATRRGAPAGFGPLAAAWAPRARRFGQLDAEAYRQGRLRYRRLPHPDAWNAAPADQRIAAPLQGGERIRLQGVIPDAEPERTVTWRLPGGGPQVTLCRPGRGRRVPVHADTLGIDADAARVWVVWRGWLAEPSPGPGWALRVDTGGLERGER; translated from the coding sequence ATGCTGTCCGTTTCGGTGCAGGGGCCGCTGGACGCGCGCGCCTGGGCGGACCTCGACGCCGCTGGGCGCCCGGGGATCGTGGTGGCGGTCAAGGCCGGCTTCTTCCGCGGTGGGGCGGCCGGCGCGCTGCACCTCGACGATGCACCACCGGCGCTGGAGCCCGCCGAGCGCTACGCCGGGGATCCCGCCGACAGTGCGCCGGTGGCTGCCTCCGAGTGCGTCCCCTTCAAGCAGGGTTGCGACTGCCTGCTTCACGGTGCCGTGCAGCCGCCGCCGGGCCAGGACTGCGCGACGGCCTGCCTGAGCGTCGAGGACGCCGGCGGCCGGCCCTGCCTGGCGCCCAAGCGGGTCTGGGCCGTCGGCGAGCGGGCGCCGCGCGGGTCCAGCCCGCCCCGGCCCCTGGAGCTCCCGGTGCCGCTCACCTACGAGTTGGCCTACGGCGGGCCACCGGGTGGGCCCCGGCATCGGCGCTATGCCCGCAATCCGGTCGGGCGGGGGCACCGGACCGTGTGGCTGGGTGCCGCCGCCGGGCCGCAGCCCCGGTTGCTGTGGGATGGTCAGCGCGCGACCCGGCGCGGGGCCCCGGCTGGTTTCGGCCCGCTGGCCGCCGCCTGGGCCCCCCGGGCCCGGCGCTTCGGCCAGCTGGACGCCGAGGCCTACCGGCAGGGCCGGCTGCGCTACCGGCGCCTACCGCATCCCGATGCCTGGAACGCCGCCCCTGCGGATCAGCGCATCGCTGCCCCACTGCAGGGCGGTGAGCGCATCCGTCTGCAGGGGGTGATCCCGGATGCGGAGCCGGAGCGCACCGTCACCTGGCGGCTGCCCGGCGGTGGCCCGCAGGTCACCCTGTGCCGGCCCGGGCGTGGGCGGCGGGTACCGGTGCACGCCGACACCCTGGGCATCGACGCCGATGCTGCCCGGGTGTGGGTCGTCTGGCGGGGCTGGCTGGCGGAGCCATCGCCGGGGCCGGGCTGGGCGCTGCGCGTGGACACTGGTGGCCTGGAAAGGGGTGAGCGATGA
- a CDS encoding PAAR-like domain-containing protein: protein MSRPTVTANGRTLVHAGSGGELLTTDVCRTTVGSSTVSIPYLNVAESRDAAATAGTVFVEGHPVCTEGSQFARSRGDEGGDKGGTVSGTITGPATFLPGSGSPDVFVEGMPVARALDPMVANHENTPPAPLLQEQLPPSTLAGGDPAPASHPRPQTRVDICGGPDAPLPGEVVAEPEQDDWFRSRALRWSVHDGEGWVARIEELPEGPGALRLSLIDADRHHGFCKIPLTRGAEQPVWLPEDEAEAAASPPTVLMPTLVRFARNAELRHRDAGFGFGGWLYLFRREGGRRYLWRECYVHPRGRLHEVNLAYERGDVRRPGGEGRPVLLLPMRVGGAPVSLEGLFSAVQLPWARVAAAGGLAPDDPRAGAHDAAPPDAEPPAEDRFFPIDPADRADTGPGDSGRIGASGAFCDAEAEEGESEPVREDLSPYADDGLAVLYLDDPLGEARRLAREQAALADHLEALVVGLQTGTDPERLAAGATPEVDEQQLAAAESLHAVAAGTFRLAFVEERLGPGERSPDREFLERLLGVAERSELRAALRRVRRQRLALLGSQRYADALADYVDNSPRRILEGLAALGVHFHELAVPADAADGHIGDTPEAEGEADTADLEQARALLRTVLAAEGEPAGLARVAARLLPAEPLALGAGARGSGLPRPTRDLEIQLARAPRRLQAGERCCDLAEQRRAVTADDAAEVLYLLLSTFAEPVTYQGDALEHVLRITRRFRELPGLSLLAGLEVTTVSYPAPDLDGVPLAELQRRAGAPAGGETRTLRIEHQGHERRFRILAAGTPDYHAVTADAGHGLLQILGSPRAAELRIEEEVRVRELRSTRMPEGRLADLAERLSTSSGGHALRSVFGALELINIGQAVRQTRTEDWYHIAGAVASSLTLAELLAQTRLAYLKPRIPLGDPRYARMERLASRVNWFGRTAAFASAAYAWGAASGRYGRDDQMAGRTWLIAGMMYSAAGIFWLSSGGVLGAAFLVAGIALSGMASLLTDARFADFCRNGPFTASARQRLGASAGDPGWAWVARAVEAGPQPRRPAEVGSWDDWPAVAAWWQRVLHRPPLRVAAEYSQQLGGRGGLRQVRLTLEGVVWRRDRLECRVLRCPESGAGGELTPLPPAFLEAEPLGAPGALSLTLSWDQVSVPAGWRGELYFLVRQRVAPAAGGGGDDSLPEPEADGTPRYWVARVPVPAWHGRAEAAVLARALTVEEVLTRAAGDQGTGA from the coding sequence ATGAGCCGGCCCACGGTCACCGCCAATGGCCGCACCCTGGTGCACGCCGGCTCGGGCGGCGAGTTGCTGACCACCGACGTCTGCCGCACTACGGTGGGCAGCTCGACGGTGTCGATCCCCTATCTCAACGTCGCCGAGTCTCGCGACGCCGCGGCCACCGCCGGCACGGTCTTCGTCGAGGGGCACCCGGTTTGTACCGAGGGCTCGCAGTTCGCGCGCTCCCGCGGTGACGAGGGCGGCGATAAAGGGGGCACCGTCTCCGGGACGATCACCGGGCCGGCCACCTTCCTCCCCGGTAGCGGCTCGCCGGATGTCTTCGTCGAAGGTATGCCGGTGGCCCGGGCCCTCGACCCGATGGTAGCCAATCACGAGAACACCCCGCCGGCCCCGCTGCTTCAGGAGCAGCTGCCGCCGAGCACCCTGGCCGGCGGCGACCCGGCCCCGGCCTCCCACCCCCGGCCGCAGACGCGCGTCGACATCTGCGGCGGACCCGATGCCCCTCTGCCCGGGGAGGTGGTGGCCGAGCCCGAGCAGGACGACTGGTTCCGCAGTCGGGCCCTGCGCTGGAGCGTCCACGACGGCGAGGGGTGGGTGGCGCGGATCGAGGAGCTCCCGGAGGGCCCCGGTGCGCTGAGGCTGAGCCTGATCGACGCCGACCGGCACCACGGGTTCTGCAAGATCCCCCTCACCCGTGGGGCCGAGCAGCCGGTCTGGCTCCCGGAGGACGAGGCGGAGGCCGCCGCCTCGCCGCCTACGGTCCTGATGCCCACCCTGGTGCGCTTTGCCCGCAACGCCGAGCTGCGCCACCGGGACGCCGGTTTCGGCTTCGGCGGCTGGCTCTACCTGTTCCGCCGGGAGGGCGGCCGGCGGTACCTGTGGCGCGAGTGCTACGTCCATCCCCGCGGGCGCCTCCACGAGGTCAACCTGGCCTACGAGCGCGGCGACGTGCGGCGCCCGGGCGGCGAGGGGCGGCCGGTGCTGCTGCTGCCGATGCGCGTCGGGGGCGCACCGGTGAGTCTGGAGGGGCTGTTCTCGGCCGTGCAGCTGCCCTGGGCGCGGGTAGCGGCCGCCGGTGGGCTTGCCCCTGATGACCCCCGTGCCGGTGCCCACGACGCAGCGCCGCCGGATGCCGAGCCGCCCGCCGAGGACCGCTTCTTCCCGATCGATCCTGCCGATAGGGCCGACACCGGGCCCGGCGATTCGGGGCGGATCGGTGCGAGCGGCGCCTTCTGCGACGCCGAGGCCGAGGAGGGGGAGTCCGAACCGGTGCGCGAGGACCTCAGCCCCTACGCCGACGACGGCCTGGCGGTGCTCTACCTCGACGATCCCCTGGGTGAGGCGCGTCGGCTGGCCCGCGAGCAGGCGGCGCTGGCGGATCATCTCGAGGCCCTGGTCGTCGGGCTGCAGACCGGCACCGACCCGGAGCGTCTGGCCGCCGGGGCGACGCCCGAGGTGGATGAGCAGCAGCTGGCGGCGGCCGAGTCGCTCCACGCGGTGGCGGCGGGGACCTTCCGGCTGGCCTTCGTAGAGGAGCGCCTGGGTCCCGGCGAGCGGTCGCCGGACCGCGAGTTTCTCGAACGGTTGCTCGGCGTGGCCGAGCGCAGCGAGCTCCGCGCCGCCCTCCGCCGGGTACGTCGCCAGCGGTTGGCGTTGCTCGGCAGTCAGCGTTACGCCGACGCCCTGGCGGACTACGTCGACAACAGCCCGCGGCGGATCCTAGAGGGCCTGGCCGCCCTGGGGGTGCACTTCCATGAGCTGGCGGTGCCGGCAGACGCAGCCGACGGCCACATCGGCGATACCCCGGAGGCCGAGGGCGAGGCGGACACCGCCGACCTGGAGCAGGCCCGTGCCCTGTTGCGCACCGTCCTCGCTGCCGAGGGCGAGCCGGCCGGGCTGGCCCGGGTGGCGGCGCGCCTGCTGCCGGCGGAGCCCCTGGCCTTGGGCGCCGGGGCACGGGGGTCGGGTTTGCCGCGCCCGACCCGGGATCTGGAAATCCAGCTCGCCCGGGCTCCGCGGCGGCTCCAGGCGGGGGAGCGTTGCTGCGACCTGGCCGAGCAGCGCCGTGCGGTGACCGCCGACGATGCGGCGGAGGTCCTGTACCTGCTGCTGAGCACCTTTGCCGAGCCGGTGACCTACCAGGGGGACGCCCTTGAGCACGTGCTGCGCATCACCCGGCGCTTCCGCGAGCTGCCCGGCTTGTCCCTGCTGGCCGGGCTGGAAGTGACCACGGTCAGCTACCCGGCACCCGACCTTGATGGCGTCCCGCTCGCCGAGCTCCAGCGCCGGGCCGGGGCGCCAGCAGGTGGCGAGACCCGGACCCTGCGCATCGAGCACCAGGGCCACGAGCGGCGCTTCCGCATCCTTGCCGCAGGCACCCCGGACTACCACGCCGTCACCGCCGATGCTGGCCATGGCCTGCTACAGATCCTCGGCAGCCCGCGCGCCGCCGAGTTGCGCATCGAGGAGGAGGTCCGCGTCCGCGAGCTGCGTTCCACCCGCATGCCGGAGGGACGCCTGGCCGACCTGGCCGAACGCCTCTCCACCAGCTCCGGCGGCCACGCACTGCGCAGCGTCTTCGGCGCCCTGGAGCTGATCAACATCGGCCAGGCCGTGCGCCAGACCCGCACCGAGGACTGGTACCACATCGCCGGGGCCGTAGCCTCCTCCCTGACCCTGGCCGAGCTCCTGGCCCAGACCCGGTTGGCCTATCTGAAGCCGCGGATCCCGTTGGGGGACCCGCGGTACGCGCGCATGGAGCGGCTTGCGTCCCGGGTCAATTGGTTCGGCAGGACGGCAGCCTTTGCGAGTGCGGCGTATGCCTGGGGAGCGGCTTCAGGACGGTACGGACGGGATGACCAGATGGCTGGTCGCACATGGCTTATCGCCGGGATGATGTATAGCGCAGCCGGGATTTTCTGGCTTTCAAGTGGTGGTGTTCTAGGCGCAGCTTTCCTTGTGGCTGGTATTGCTCTTTCCGGGATGGCTTCACTTTTAACCGACGCCCGGTTTGCGGACTTCTGCCGCAATGGCCCCTTCACCGCATCGGCACGGCAGCGGCTGGGGGCATCGGCCGGGGATCCGGGGTGGGCCTGGGTCGCCCGGGCGGTGGAGGCCGGGCCGCAGCCCCGGCGGCCCGCCGAAGTCGGCAGCTGGGACGACTGGCCGGCCGTGGCTGCCTGGTGGCAGCGGGTCCTGCACCGGCCGCCGCTGCGGGTGGCCGCCGAGTACAGCCAGCAGCTGGGCGGTCGCGGTGGCCTGCGTCAGGTCCGCCTGACCCTGGAGGGGGTGGTCTGGCGGCGGGACCGCCTGGAGTGCCGGGTCCTGCGCTGTCCCGAGAGCGGCGCTGGCGGAGAGCTCACCCCGCTGCCGCCCGCCTTCCTTGAGGCGGAGCCCCTGGGGGCGCCGGGCGCCCTGAGCCTGACGCTCTCCTGGGACCAGGTGTCGGTCCCGGCGGGGTGGCGCGGCGAGCTGTATTTCCTCGTCCGCCAGCGGGTGGCGCCGGCGGCCGGTGGTGGTGGTGACGACTCCCTGCCGGAGCCCGAGGCGGACGGGACACCTCGCTACTGGGTGGCCCGGGTGCCGGTACCCGCCTGGCACGGCCGGGCCGAGGCCGCGGTGCTTGCCCGTGCCCTCACCGTGGAGGAGGTACTTACCCGGGCGGCGGGCGATCAGGGGACGGGGGCGTGA
- a CDS encoding 16S rRNA (uracil(1498)-N(3))-methyltransferase: MPRLYIAQPLAADSVIELTADAAAHARALRLRPGDTVTLFNGNGGEHASEVVAVERRRVTVHVGAHQPTERELPAPVQLLQAVGKGERMDTAVEKATELGASEIVPVMTERTVVRLNDPQRASKRRRHWEAVARAACEQCGRNTPPRVTEPVPLGRAWAQCDGYPLRLTLDPLAEPRLSELTGTAATSLLIGPEGGLSPAELQAAEAHGYRRGRAGPRVLRTETAAVVALAAVGLALGEL, from the coding sequence ATGCCGCGCCTCTACATCGCCCAGCCCTTGGCGGCCGACAGCGTCATCGAGCTGACCGCCGACGCCGCCGCCCACGCCCGGGCGCTACGCTTGCGCCCTGGCGATACCGTGACCCTGTTCAACGGCAACGGCGGGGAGCACGCGAGCGAGGTGGTGGCCGTGGAGCGCCGGCGGGTGACGGTGCACGTCGGCGCCCACCAGCCCACCGAACGCGAGCTGCCGGCACCGGTGCAGCTCCTGCAGGCCGTGGGCAAAGGCGAGCGCATGGACACCGCGGTGGAGAAGGCAACCGAACTGGGCGCGAGCGAGATCGTGCCAGTCATGACCGAGCGCACCGTGGTGCGCCTGAACGATCCGCAGCGGGCGTCCAAGCGCCGGCGGCACTGGGAGGCGGTGGCCCGCGCGGCCTGCGAGCAGTGCGGCCGCAACACCCCACCGCGGGTGACCGAACCGGTCCCGCTGGGCCGGGCCTGGGCGCAGTGCGACGGCTATCCGCTGCGCCTGACCCTGGACCCGCTGGCGGAGCCGCGCCTCAGCGAGTTGACCGGGACGGCGGCGACCTCGCTGCTCATCGGCCCCGAGGGCGGGTTGAGCCCGGCAGAGCTCCAGGCGGCCGAGGCCCACGGGTACCGGCGCGGTCGGGCGGGCCCGCGGGTGCTGCGCACGGAGACCGCTGCGGTGGTCGCCCTCGCCGCGGTAGGCCTGGCCCTCGGCGAGCTCTAG